A genomic stretch from Bacillus sp. N1-1 includes:
- a CDS encoding ATP-binding cassette domain-containing protein: MEKVIDVQSLRKDFKSHSSRSGLKGAFRDLFTRNYKVISAVQDISFTVNKGEMVGYIGENGAGKSTSIKMLTGILTPTSGTVRVNGMDPHKEREKFVRSIGVVFGQRSQLWWDIAVQESFRLLKKVYNVPDDVYNDHMNHVIESLDIGPLLDKPVRKLSLGQRMRCELAAALLHNPKLLFLDEPTIGLDVLVKLKIRNFLKEINEKYKTTILLTTHDLTDIEALCDRVVMLDEGQIIYDGKLAKLRSNWGEGKQIEFQFGEQVKFESLEPLLKELEAEWTKGDRENVWIANVINEEHVISEVIGRVVSANRITDIKIHEISTEEIIRNIYEEGMRNG; encoded by the coding sequence ATGGAAAAGGTTATTGATGTGCAGTCATTGCGTAAGGATTTTAAATCGCATTCAAGTCGTTCAGGCTTAAAAGGAGCGTTTCGAGATCTGTTTACGCGTAATTATAAAGTAATATCTGCTGTTCAAGATATATCGTTTACTGTGAATAAAGGAGAAATGGTAGGGTATATCGGTGAAAACGGCGCTGGTAAATCAACGAGCATTAAAATGTTAACAGGGATTTTAACACCGACGTCTGGAACTGTTCGAGTGAATGGAATGGATCCTCATAAAGAACGTGAAAAGTTTGTTCGCTCCATTGGTGTTGTATTTGGGCAACGTTCTCAATTGTGGTGGGATATTGCCGTACAAGAATCGTTTCGTTTACTTAAAAAAGTTTACAATGTGCCGGATGATGTGTATAACGACCATATGAACCACGTCATTGAATCACTTGATATTGGACCATTGCTTGATAAGCCTGTAAGAAAGTTATCGCTAGGACAACGTATGCGATGTGAGCTAGCAGCAGCGCTTCTTCATAATCCAAAGCTTTTGTTTCTTGATGAACCAACAATTGGTCTTGATGTGCTTGTGAAATTAAAGATTCGTAATTTTTTAAAAGAGATTAACGAGAAGTACAAGACCACGATTTTACTTACTACCCATGATCTTACGGATATTGAAGCGTTATGTGATCGTGTTGTGATGCTGGATGAAGGACAGATCATCTATGATGGCAAGCTTGCAAAGCTTCGTTCAAACTGGGGCGAAGGAAAGCAGATTGAATTTCAGTTTGGAGAACAAGTTAAGTTTGAAAGTCTGGAACCTCTCTTAAAAGAGTTAGAAGCAGAATGGACAAAAGGTGATCGAGAAAATGTCTGGATCGCGAACGTGATAAACGAAGAACATGTGATTTCTGAAGTGATTGGTCGAGTAGTGTCAGCAAACCGAATTACGGATATTAAAATTCATGAAATTTCGACGGAAGAGATTATTCGAAATATCTATGAAGAAGGTATGCGGAATGGGTAA
- the bcp gene encoding thioredoxin-dependent thiol peroxidase, with amino-acid sequence MKNEIGQKASDFKLEASTGETVSLSDYKGKNVVLYFYPKDMTPGCTTEACDFRDHIEGFEELDTVILGVSPDPVEKHKKFIDKYDLPFLLLADEDHSVAEDYDVWQLKKNFGKEYMGIVRSTFVIDKEGTLVKEWRKVRVKDHVESALSYIKENLS; translated from the coding sequence ATGAAGAATGAAATTGGTCAAAAAGCTTCTGATTTTAAGTTAGAAGCTAGCACAGGAGAAACGGTATCTCTTTCTGACTACAAAGGGAAAAATGTCGTACTATATTTCTACCCAAAAGATATGACACCTGGATGTACGACAGAGGCATGTGATTTTCGTGATCATATTGAAGGATTCGAAGAACTGGATACAGTGATTTTAGGTGTTAGCCCCGATCCAGTTGAAAAGCACAAGAAATTTATTGATAAGTATGATCTTCCGTTTCTTCTTCTTGCAGATGAAGATCACTCTGTTGCCGAAGATTATGACGTCTGGCAATTGAAGAAGAATTTTGGTAAAGAATATATGGGCATCGTCCGCTCCACTTTTGTTATTGATAAAGAAGGAACGCTCGTTAAAGAGTGGCGCAAAGTTCGTGTAAAAGATCACGTAGAGTCTGCATTAAGCTATATTAAAGAAAACTTATCATAA
- a CDS encoding D-2-hydroxyacid dehydrogenase has protein sequence MKVLSTGKLSTKIKERLKESYPELKFQFFSSMEEAEPYLSEAEVLLTYGEDLNDTLIQKATQLKWIMVLSAGLERMPLQAIKEKKILLTNARGIHRIPMAEYTLSVMLQVARDTKVVLANESSKVWKKKTPIREITGSTIGVIGTGAIGSEIARVAKAFRIKTLGVNRSGHKVEHFDEIYKNDDLLTMLPKCDFVISVLPSTDETMNYFKKEQFLAMKDSGVFINIGRGDTVEEQDLIDALNENHLAHAVLDVFKNEPLDASHPFWEMENVTVTPHHSAISDNYQPRAIEIFEHNLLQYQNGMNDFKNVIDPDRGY, from the coding sequence ATGAAAGTATTATCAACTGGTAAACTTAGTACGAAAATTAAAGAGCGCTTAAAAGAAAGCTATCCAGAGCTCAAATTTCAGTTCTTTTCCTCAATGGAAGAAGCAGAACCATATCTTTCCGAAGCTGAAGTTCTTCTTACATATGGGGAAGACCTAAACGATACTCTTATTCAGAAAGCTACCCAACTTAAATGGATAATGGTCCTTTCAGCAGGACTAGAACGGATGCCACTACAAGCGATTAAAGAGAAAAAGATTCTTCTTACAAATGCGAGAGGTATCCATCGTATACCTATGGCCGAATATACCCTTTCCGTCATGCTTCAAGTCGCTAGAGACACGAAAGTAGTTCTCGCAAATGAATCATCGAAGGTTTGGAAGAAGAAAACCCCGATACGCGAAATCACTGGTAGCACAATCGGAGTTATTGGAACGGGTGCTATCGGCAGTGAGATTGCAAGGGTAGCTAAAGCCTTTCGAATAAAAACGCTTGGCGTTAATCGATCAGGTCATAAAGTAGAGCACTTTGATGAAATTTATAAAAATGATGACCTTTTAACAATGCTTCCTAAATGTGACTTCGTTATTAGTGTGCTACCTAGTACGGATGAAACAATGAATTATTTTAAGAAAGAGCAATTTTTAGCAATGAAAGACTCAGGCGTATTTATTAATATTGGTAGAGGAGATACTGTAGAGGAACAGGATCTAATTGATGCATTAAATGAAAATCATCTAGCCCATGCCGTGCTAGATGTGTTTAAAAACGAACCACTTGATGCGTCTCATCCTTTTTGGGAAATGGAGAATGTAACCGTTACGCCGCATCATTCTGCAATATCTGACAACTATCAACCTAGAGCGATTGAAATTTTTGAGCATAACTTATTGCAATATCAAAATGGAATGAACGATTTTAAGAATGTCATTGATCCAGATAGGGGGTATTAA
- a CDS encoding YgzB family protein, which yields MQLKYTNKINKIRTFALSLVFIGIAIMYIGIFFKTSVLLMTIFMLIGFLATIASAVVYFWIGMLSTRAIQVVCPNCEKPTKVLGRVDACMHCKQPLTMDPDLDGKEFDEKYNVKKAQNRTQ from the coding sequence ATGCAATTAAAGTATACTAATAAGATTAATAAAATTCGTACGTTCGCGCTGAGTCTCGTTTTTATTGGAATTGCGATTATGTATATAGGAATATTCTTCAAGACTTCCGTCTTGCTTATGACCATCTTTATGCTCATTGGATTTCTTGCAACAATCGCAAGTGCTGTTGTTTATTTTTGGATCGGAATGCTCTCAACAAGAGCGATACAGGTAGTCTGTCCAAATTGTGAAAAACCGACGAAAGTTCTCGGACGTGTAGATGCCTGTATGCATTGCAAACAGCCTTTAACTATGGACCCTGACTTGGACGGCAAAGAGTTTGATGAGAAATATAATGTAAAGAAAGCCCAAAACAGAACGCAGTGA
- a CDS encoding RNA polymerase sigma factor — protein MSKGNYAIAYWERGNEEHFKVFCIENHQTLLRIARRIVNDQQIAEEIVQDVYLEVWNKRSQFKPDKGKLSSWVNQITRNRAIDRIKKEQRNFKETVVEDHHLVDKEIYNQDDFGNKDIINGALNSLNTDQKEILKLIYLEGYSQAEVASKKKIPLGTVKSRVRLGMKKLKEKIDSSLLEPA, from the coding sequence ATGAGTAAAGGCAATTATGCGATTGCTTACTGGGAACGAGGAAACGAGGAGCATTTCAAAGTCTTTTGTATTGAAAACCATCAGACGCTTTTACGCATCGCCCGTCGCATAGTCAATGACCAGCAAATTGCCGAAGAAATCGTTCAGGATGTTTATTTAGAAGTTTGGAATAAGAGAAGCCAATTTAAGCCTGATAAAGGAAAGCTTTCCTCATGGGTAAACCAGATCACACGGAACCGAGCTATTGACCGGATTAAGAAAGAACAGCGCAATTTTAAAGAAACAGTTGTTGAAGATCATCATTTGGTCGATAAAGAAATTTATAATCAAGATGACTTTGGAAACAAAGATATCATTAATGGAGCCTTAAATTCTTTGAATACGGATCAAAAGGAAATTCTTAAGCTCATCTACTTAGAGGGATATAGTCAAGCAGAAGTAGCTTCCAAAAAGAAGATTCCTCTTGGAACAGTGAAAAGTCGCGTTAGGCTTGGCATGAAAAAATTAAAAGAAAAGATCGATTCATCATTATTAGAACCTGCCTAA
- a CDS encoding ABC-2 family transporter protein produces MKHTSIFFLYVAQYMKTRLTYRVDMLMEIMSDLLFQAVNLIFILVVFGHTDMLSGWSKDEIIFIYGFFLVPFAIFGAFFNIWDFNERYIVKGEMDRILTRPVHSLFQIILERMELESLFGVLTGIAVMIYAGNRLDLSLSWYDPIVFLFMVLGGAFVYAGIFILLASISFWSDSRTSIMPMMYNIGNYGRYPVDIYNKVIRFVLTWILPFAFVGVYPSAYFLGREEWYGYAFLTPVMGAVFFGFAIFMWNIGVTKYRGAGN; encoded by the coding sequence ATGAAGCATACGAGTATTTTCTTTCTATATGTGGCACAGTATATGAAAACAAGGCTAACCTATCGTGTTGACATGTTGATGGAGATTATGTCTGACTTACTGTTTCAGGCGGTTAATCTCATTTTTATTTTGGTCGTATTTGGTCATACAGATATGCTTAGTGGTTGGTCGAAAGATGAAATTATTTTTATTTACGGTTTTTTCCTCGTTCCATTTGCGATCTTTGGCGCCTTTTTTAATATTTGGGATTTTAATGAACGATATATCGTTAAAGGCGAAATGGACCGGATACTAACAAGGCCCGTTCATAGTTTGTTTCAAATTATTTTAGAACGCATGGAGCTTGAATCGTTGTTTGGTGTACTGACAGGTATCGCTGTTATGATCTATGCGGGTAATCGTCTTGATTTAAGCCTATCGTGGTATGACCCAATTGTTTTTCTTTTCATGGTTCTAGGCGGAGCTTTTGTCTATGCAGGGATCTTTATTTTGCTGGCAAGTATCAGCTTCTGGTCTGATAGCAGAACAAGTATTATGCCAATGATGTACAATATCGGAAACTATGGAAGATATCCGGTTGATATTTATAACAAAGTCATTCGCTTTGTTTTAACGTGGATCTTACCTTTTGCTTTTGTTGGTGTATATCCGTCTGCTTATTTCTTGGGTCGTGAAGAATGGTACGGTTATGCTTTTCTTACACCAGTTATGGGGGCTGTCTTTTTTGGATTTGCCATCTTTATGTGGAATATTGGCGTAACAAAATATCGAGGTGCAGGTAATTAA
- a CDS encoding ion channel: MFLLIMCAIILAFISVGRSIISIMKRTRVPGSLISVYKMFLLFLVYITMIIAFGCVYLSFIILDVPVLQEGQVDLADMPLTPLARIQAVLYFSAVTLLSVGYGDLTPIGIGRWIAIIEALIGYLMPAAFFVTTIVDYRENSKL; this comes from the coding sequence ATGTTCCTATTGATTATGTGTGCGATCATCCTTGCTTTTATTAGTGTTGGAAGAAGTATAATATCCATCATGAAAAGAACGAGAGTACCTGGAAGTCTAATATCAGTGTATAAAATGTTTCTCTTATTTCTTGTTTATATAACGATGATCATCGCATTTGGATGTGTCTATTTAAGCTTTATCATACTTGATGTTCCTGTTCTTCAAGAAGGTCAGGTGGATCTTGCTGATATGCCGCTAACACCACTTGCAAGAATCCAAGCGGTTCTCTATTTTAGTGCTGTCACTCTACTATCTGTTGGTTATGGTGATCTGACACCGATTGGGATAGGACGATGGATTGCGATTATTGAGGCGTTAATTGGTTACTTGATGCCGGCGGCTTTTTTCGTAACAACGATTGTTGATTACAGGGAAAACTCTAAGTTGTAA
- a CDS encoding class F sortase, whose amino-acid sequence MLAKKLLMMIVLLGAAAGCSSSTSDQKGGKEGVSANETQLISAPDLTASSSSKSKESVEPALEGVIPAQLSIPAINVDAKVEHVGQLPDGQMDVPKDDRNVGWYQFGAKPGEIGNAVLAGHVDNKTGPSVFFYLDKLEPGDIVTVSSENGKEFDFEVQEIESYPRDEAPLEKVFGTSSKSRLNLITCTGTFNRDAGTHEERMVVYTTLVSK is encoded by the coding sequence ATGCTGGCAAAAAAGCTTTTAATGATGATTGTACTTTTAGGAGCAGCGGCAGGCTGCTCTTCTTCTACTTCTGATCAGAAGGGTGGAAAGGAAGGGGTTTCAGCTAATGAAACGCAACTTATATCTGCTCCAGATTTAACAGCATCTTCTTCATCTAAGAGTAAAGAATCCGTTGAACCAGCTTTAGAAGGGGTCATTCCAGCTCAATTATCTATTCCAGCCATTAATGTAGATGCAAAAGTGGAGCATGTCGGCCAATTACCAGATGGCCAAATGGATGTGCCGAAAGATGATCGTAATGTTGGGTGGTATCAGTTTGGAGCGAAGCCTGGTGAAATAGGGAACGCCGTTCTTGCTGGTCATGTTGATAATAAAACAGGTCCTTCGGTGTTTTTTTATCTTGATAAGTTAGAACCAGGCGATATCGTCACAGTTTCTAGTGAAAATGGAAAGGAATTTGACTTCGAAGTACAGGAGATCGAATCGTATCCTAGAGATGAAGCACCACTCGAAAAGGTATTTGGAACGAGTTCTAAATCACGTCTTAATTTGATTACTTGTACAGGAACATTCAATCGTGATGCCGGCACACACGAGGAGCGGATGGTTGTCTATACGACGCTTGTTTCAAAATAG
- the perR gene encoding peroxide-responsive transcriptional repressor PerR, giving the protein MAEEKLHEAIDAMKNSGVRITPQRHAILEHLIQSMSHPTADEIYKSLEGKFPNMSVATVYNNLRVFKEIGLVKELTYGDASSRFDCVTTDHYHIICDDCGKIVDFHYPGLDEVETLAEQVTGFRVGDHRMEIYGKCPDCQKSKH; this is encoded by the coding sequence ATGGCTGAAGAGAAACTGCATGAAGCAATTGATGCGATGAAAAATTCAGGAGTGCGTATTACCCCGCAGCGTCATGCCATTCTGGAGCATTTAATCCAGTCCATGTCACATCCTACAGCAGATGAAATATATAAGTCTCTTGAAGGAAAATTTCCTAATATGAGTGTAGCAACAGTTTATAATAACCTGAGAGTATTTAAGGAAATTGGACTGGTGAAAGAATTAACGTACGGAGATGCTTCCAGCCGATTTGATTGTGTCACAACAGATCATTATCATATTATTTGTGATGATTGTGGTAAGATTGTAGACTTTCATTATCCGGGATTGGACGAAGTAGAAACGCTTGCGGAACAGGTAACAGGCTTCCGAGTCGGCGATCACAGAATGGAGATTTACGGAAAGTGTCCAGATTGCCAAAAAAGCAAACATTAA
- a CDS encoding DUF4397 domain-containing protein, with protein sequence MLKKFMAAAVAMVMMFGIIGGTAFADHHEAMVRVIHASPDAPAVDVYVDGEAVVEGAKYKQATNYLALPAGDHEIEVFPAGENGEGEPVISQSVTLEEGMKYSAAAVGKLDSISLWALNDDMEASEGKAKVRVVHASPDAPNVDVAVKDGDVLFSDVAFKSTSDYAEVDPMTVDLEVRPAGSEDVVLEIPGVELKEGYVYSVYAIGLVEGEPTLEAWPMVDATNMPSEMPQTGMGGTADQSNTVAWALLGGAILAAGTGIYLRRQTA encoded by the coding sequence ATGCTTAAGAAGTTTATGGCAGCTGCGGTTGCAATGGTTATGATGTTCGGAATAATTGGAGGAACGGCGTTTGCAGATCATCACGAAGCAATGGTACGCGTGATTCATGCTTCTCCAGATGCGCCTGCAGTTGATGTGTATGTGGATGGTGAAGCAGTAGTAGAAGGTGCTAAATATAAGCAAGCGACAAATTACTTGGCACTTCCAGCCGGAGACCATGAAATTGAAGTATTCCCAGCTGGAGAAAATGGAGAAGGGGAACCGGTTATCAGTCAGTCCGTGACACTTGAAGAAGGAATGAAGTATTCTGCTGCAGCTGTCGGTAAACTTGATAGCATTTCTCTTTGGGCACTGAATGATGATATGGAAGCTTCTGAAGGAAAAGCAAAAGTAAGAGTAGTACATGCTTCTCCAGATGCACCTAATGTAGATGTAGCTGTTAAAGACGGGGATGTTCTGTTCTCCGATGTTGCATTCAAATCGACGTCTGATTATGCAGAAGTTGATCCTATGACTGTTGATCTTGAAGTTCGGCCAGCAGGATCTGAAGACGTTGTCCTTGAAATCCCTGGTGTTGAATTGAAAGAAGGGTATGTTTACTCGGTATATGCTATTGGTCTTGTAGAAGGTGAACCAACGCTTGAAGCTTGGCCAATGGTTGATGCGACAAACATGCCTTCAGAAATGCCGCAAACTGGTATGGGTGGTACAGCAGATCAGTCGAATACAGTTGCGTGGGCACTTCTAGGTGGAGCGATTCTAGCAGCAGGAACTGGAATCTATCTTCGCAGGCAAACAGCCTAA
- a CDS encoding cob(I)yrinic acid a,c-diamide adenosyltransferase produces the protein MKIYTKTGDKGETSLVYGQRVLKSDIRVEAYGTCDEANSQIGLALSYLGATHFEGKEEWESIFHKVQTWLFHVGAELATPKGKKVGWTIEEAHINEMEKQIDAWEQQLEPLRNFILPGGHSVGACLHVARTIVRRAERLTTMVEETNPLVLSFLNRLSDFLFVAARFINYHMGENESVLHQGQK, from the coding sequence TTGAAAATTTATACAAAGACAGGCGATAAAGGGGAAACATCTCTCGTTTATGGACAGCGAGTATTAAAAAGCGATATTCGGGTTGAAGCTTATGGAACATGTGATGAGGCGAATTCTCAAATTGGACTTGCACTAAGTTATCTTGGTGCGACTCACTTTGAGGGAAAAGAAGAGTGGGAGTCTATTTTTCATAAAGTACAAACGTGGCTTTTCCATGTTGGCGCTGAGCTTGCAACTCCAAAAGGAAAAAAAGTAGGATGGACAATTGAAGAAGCGCATATTAATGAAATGGAAAAGCAAATTGACGCCTGGGAGCAGCAACTTGAACCTTTGCGTAACTTTATTTTGCCAGGTGGGCATTCAGTGGGAGCATGCTTACACGTGGCGCGCACAATTGTCAGGCGTGCTGAGCGTCTGACGACTATGGTCGAAGAGACGAATCCACTTGTTCTTTCATTTTTGAATCGGCTCTCTGATTTCTTATTTGTTGCCGCGCGTTTCATTAACTATCATATGGGAGAGAATGAGTCAGTTCTTCACCAAGGTCAGAAGTAA
- a CDS encoding nucleotidyltransferase-like protein, with protein MENLLRPIYQERASHPGTLGVLVIEKTKPFHPLTDNFDVVLLIIVQDNEKPWFVKHYDFEGKKAAMHVVSEEQVNEWLISGSHRRLVAWLVNGKIIFDRNEYIAGLKERIRDFPYEERTRKIGVEFARLIRRYTEGKELFASRQYMDAYNFILHALHHLARLSVIEHGFHPEITVWNQVKHIEPEIFKLYTELLSGEDPLDKRLELLLLANDFSLSSKSKNATVHIRKVMNERSNAWTYQELMEEEQLKEYGIDLGALLEYMIEKGLVEVHRSETKGSGIFIREYSAIE; from the coding sequence ATGGAAAATCTTTTAAGGCCGATTTACCAAGAGAGAGCAAGTCACCCAGGAACGCTCGGTGTACTAGTAATTGAAAAAACGAAGCCTTTTCATCCGCTTACAGATAATTTTGATGTAGTATTACTGATCATCGTTCAAGATAATGAGAAACCATGGTTCGTTAAACATTATGATTTTGAAGGTAAGAAAGCAGCCATGCACGTAGTGTCGGAAGAGCAAGTTAATGAATGGTTGATTTCGGGTAGCCATCGACGTCTTGTAGCCTGGCTTGTTAATGGGAAAATTATTTTCGATCGTAACGAGTACATAGCTGGGTTGAAAGAGAGGATCAGGGACTTTCCTTATGAAGAGCGCACTCGTAAAATCGGCGTGGAGTTTGCAAGATTAATTCGTCGCTATACAGAAGGAAAAGAATTGTTTGCATCGAGGCAATACATGGACGCCTATAATTTTATTCTTCATGCTTTGCATCACCTGGCTCGTTTATCAGTTATTGAGCATGGATTCCATCCAGAGATTACGGTATGGAATCAGGTGAAACACATTGAACCTGAAATTTTCAAGCTTTATACTGAGCTCTTATCCGGGGAAGACCCGCTTGATAAACGCCTGGAATTACTGCTCCTTGCTAATGATTTTTCATTATCATCAAAATCAAAAAACGCGACTGTTCATATTAGGAAGGTTATGAATGAACGTAGTAATGCCTGGACTTATCAGGAACTAATGGAAGAAGAGCAGCTTAAAGAATATGGCATAGATCTTGGTGCCCTGCTAGAATATATGATTGAAAAAGGTTTGGTTGAAGTGCATAGAAGCGAGACAAAAGGATCTGGTATATTTATTAGAGAATACAGCGCAATCGAATAA
- a CDS encoding glutamate-1-semialdehyde 2,1-aminomutase gives MNFTKSEQHHKESLDIMLGGVNSPSRSYKGVGGGTPVFMEKAKGPYFWDVDGNKYIDYLAAYGPIITGHAHPHITKAITTAAENGVLYGTPTVLENRFGSMLQEAIPSLERVRFVNSGTEAVMTTIRVARAYTGRNKIVKFAGCYHGHSDLVLVAAGSGPATLGSPDSAGVPKSIAREVITVPFNDIEAYKEAMKKWGDEVAGVLVEPIVGNFGIVEPEEGFLEQVNEITHQHGALVIYDEVITAFRFMYGGAQNLLGVEPDMTALGKIIGGGLPIGAYGGKREIMEHVAPLGPAYQAGTMAGNPASISAGIACLEVLQEEGVYDHLDKLGERLELGILQHAKEAGIQITINRLKGALTVYFNDEKVINYKQAEDSDGERFARFFKLMLQEGINLAPSKYEAWFLTTEHTEEDIDETLEAVKRVFQQMA, from the coding sequence ATGAATTTCACTAAATCAGAACAACATCATAAAGAATCACTCGATATTATGCTAGGTGGTGTGAACAGTCCATCTCGATCCTATAAAGGCGTTGGCGGAGGCACTCCCGTCTTCATGGAAAAAGCAAAGGGGCCTTATTTCTGGGACGTTGATGGTAACAAATACATAGACTACCTTGCAGCTTACGGTCCCATTATCACTGGTCATGCACATCCACATATTACGAAAGCCATCACAACTGCAGCGGAAAATGGCGTTCTATATGGGACACCGACTGTTCTAGAGAATCGCTTTGGTTCAATGCTTCAGGAGGCAATTCCTTCTCTTGAACGCGTTCGGTTTGTAAACTCCGGTACCGAAGCGGTTATGACAACGATTCGTGTTGCAAGGGCCTATACCGGTCGCAACAAAATTGTGAAATTTGCTGGTTGCTATCATGGACACTCAGATCTTGTACTAGTTGCTGCTGGTTCTGGCCCTGCTACTTTAGGTAGTCCGGATTCTGCTGGCGTTCCAAAAAGCATTGCCAGAGAGGTGATCACGGTACCATTTAACGACATTGAGGCTTATAAAGAAGCAATGAAAAAATGGGGAGATGAAGTAGCGGGTGTTCTCGTTGAGCCGATTGTTGGTAACTTTGGAATCGTTGAGCCTGAAGAAGGTTTTCTTGAACAGGTCAATGAAATCACTCACCAACACGGTGCTCTCGTAATCTACGATGAAGTGATAACGGCGTTCCGCTTTATGTACGGCGGTGCCCAGAACTTACTTGGTGTTGAGCCAGATATGACAGCACTCGGAAAGATTATTGGAGGAGGTCTCCCGATTGGCGCATACGGCGGTAAGCGCGAGATTATGGAACACGTTGCTCCTCTAGGACCAGCTTATCAAGCTGGAACAATGGCCGGAAATCCTGCTTCGATCTCAGCAGGTATAGCGTGTTTGGAAGTCCTCCAAGAAGAAGGAGTATATGACCACTTAGACAAACTTGGAGAACGACTTGAATTAGGCATCCTTCAACACGCAAAGGAAGCCGGGATTCAGATTACAATCAACCGTCTCAAAGGGGCTCTTACCGTCTACTTTAATGACGAGAAAGTAATTAATTACAAACAGGCTGAAGATTCTGATGGAGAGAGATTTGCCCGCTTCTTTAAACTCATGCTTCAGGAAGGAATTAATCTTGCCCCTTCTAAATACGAAGCTTGGTTTCTAACAACAGAACACACTGAAGAAGACATTGATGAAACGCTGGAAGCAGTAAAACGCGTCTTCCAACAGATGGCTTAA